The DNA region TGCAGTCCTGGCAATGAGTTCATCTTTTAGTTTGATCAGTTCTCTGAGTTTAGGGTACTCCTCAAATCTATCAGCTAAACCAACGTCACGGATAAAATTCTGAGGTCTCTGTCCAGTGTCGACAAAATGCTGGCAGTAATCATTGTGGGGATTTGATGATTGTGTGCCCTGAAAAACAATGTTTCTGTTGTATATTTAAACAGAGGAAGTTATTTCACTTCtgtgttctttatttaatagtttacaAAAAGAGACAAGTTGAATTTACTACAACATTGATGTATAGTTTTTACTTGTTTGAAGTGTGCTTCTAATACTTTACACACAACTTAATTGTTCCTAATCTTAATTTACAAAACTTAATTACAAGAAATTGTGTGAAGATATGTAATACAATGTGATACCATTACTTAATGAACTTAACTtgttaatgaataattaaaataggcTTTCTAATCAAATAGATTTCGGCATACaaacacaaactttattttaatgcaTTAATTTCTTGCGAGAAAGTTTCTAGACATTGATATAGGTGCATTTATGATGTATAAACTACGAAATAATTGGGATAATTTTTGATGTTACTGTGAATAAAACTAAACTTACAATGTATAAAATGAACAAAACATACCTTAAGAAAAGTAGAGGAATCGGTATAGACCAAACTATCGGGTTCTTTAGGTACCGGTTTCTCATTGCCATCGGAACTAAACTCAGAGGCAGCCTGCTTCTTAGGCAACACATCTATAGTAGCTCCTAATGCTTGCCGAAGCTCACTGACGCTTGATACACCTAACTGTAATATTAACACgtttaaaattagttaattgttataatttaagaCTCAAATATAACGATTGTTTTCCTAGTAACTATCTTGGCGATATAGAAAAATGTAGATCCATTTTTACCGTTTGAGCTAGTAGCTTTTTACGCTTCTGCGATCTCTCACGCagttcttttaatttttcactcattttatatattatatacgaaaacaaacattaaaacatttcatttgaagtatttataaattgattaaagCGTCCTTGTCCTTTAAGTTTAGGTTGACAAGTCACACACAACAGAAACGAAAATGTGACATGTTTAACATAAGCCAGACAgagtatacaatataatattttatagaattatgAGTAACCTAAAGAAtaaagctaaaatatattacatttacactttcatttgttaatttttattttatataaagtttatatttttttacaataagtaAGGTGttacagttaaaatatatatctaagtTAAAATGAACGGAATtggtcaaaatatttatataactttttcaaCTGCTCAGTCGTAATCCTCGGTAGTATAGTGGTAAGTATCCCCGCCTGTCACGCGGGAGACCGGGGTTCGATTCCCCGCCGGGgagtatcttttttttattttcttatatatattttttattattttcaatacgAAAAATACACGTCAAAGCTATTTagagataaattttatatttatttgaaggttaaattttattgtaaattgtttCAATGAAATTGTTTGAGTAACTATTGCAATATTCATGTACGTAGAGTATAGTACGTAGTAAAAGCTGTTGTTTAATTTAGTAGTCGAAGACAGGCTACGCGTATTcgatttcttatttatatttgttatcttttacgtgtaattataatgtttgtgttattattgtCTTCTTCAAATATGTCCACTACTAATACGTGGTATTAAAATgagtatttcattttatttacttgtaattaattgtgtttgctcgtaaactaaaaaaaaaaaaccaatttcagttacatcgacagtaattttttaaattttttttttgccatctacagtaataatataacgtaagtagacgaaaaaatagtcaagtaaatacgcgatatcaaagattactcaccagatctcgatcaaatttaaacggaacTACATGACgtgcaccacctttcgattcaaacaagaatcataaaaatcattataaccAGTAAAAAGGTATGCGGTATAACACTATGTAGGtggacgaaaaatagtcaaataaatacgcattattagatactagcttctgcccgcgacttcgtccgcgtggaataggaacaattctgtcatagatgatttttgcgaaactgcagcgcacgcagctgaagctctcaaaaggaaaaaaataccCGATTTTTAAACATTCTACATTGGTGGTCAATATTAGTCTTAGCGCAacgatatatagcctataaccttcctcgataaatgtgTGATGCAGCACTGAAAggatttttcaaatcggaccagtagttcctgagattagcgcgttcaaacaaacaaacaaacaaactcttcagctttataatattagtatagataactcgaaaagtacttgttagatctcaaataaaggAAACGACCTGACGACGTGACAcgcgccacctttcgattaaatattatatatataacataaaaaaatcaaaattagtccacccagtcaaaagttttgaagtaacatacataaataataaataaatatgtaccatcgatttgagaacctcctccttttttagaagtcggttaataaaaacgtttagtgtcgtgggacaccagataggaacgaagttccttactgtaaaatattaatttcattatactataaaatataatatacttactataaaatattaattcgaggtacaaagaaaataattattcggatatacgtttttttattaatctgagcGTTTTTTATTATGATGAAAAACGCTCTGAATGACAAAATTATCTTgatacctttattttatttacaacgatttataaaaatatataataattattgaatgacataacaataatagcaaactgtaataataataacagttatcaacgtagactatacatttgACACTGTATAGAAAATCTTACGTTTTTTTGTAAACGTTATGGAAGTTTCGTCATAAATGAAAGGCATAATTAAtacattagtttttattataactgttatttaagtaattaaaatatagtagcATTATTATTCTCAAAGCATTCATTGGCAGTTACACATTTTCCGTTGGTGTGCCTGTACAAACCGCGCTTGCAGTGACAACCGAGCTGACAGCGGCGCGGGCGCGAACACGCCTTCGCAGTGCAACGAGCTTCACAGCCGTAGCGGCAGGCATACTCTTCATTGGGATTTGAACATTtttctgaaaataaattatacataatataattatacaataaattatacatacaataaaaaaggtATAGGTAACTAACTGTACCTTCTAGAAAATAACTTActcttacaaaaatatacaaacgaTTTGAACTCATATGCTCCTGATCCaccagttaaaaatattaaatttgccTCTGATtccaaatatacattatatttatatatatataaaaatacaattacatacGTGGAAGACAATCCTTCTCCTCAACACAGAGGCCAGAGTGATGTCGCAATAAGGGCGGTCGGCACAGACAGCCCTGCGTGCAAGTCGTCTCTGGACACTGAGGAGCTGGCTCCGAGCAACTACCTTCACACCAGCCGCACCACACGAACACTTCCTCCGGCTGACACTCGTCTATAGACACCTCGTTATTGCCTATTGTTATTTCCGCTGGAAATTTAGCAAGTTAATATCAACATCAACGGGTTCTTAGTTGCCcatttttactacataaaataattgttactaTACGACGTGcgtttttttggaacgaagttccttacgataggcttgacatttggctgggcgaccgaactgaaaaaaatgtgatactaaaaccgtaagaaaaatatataacggaagtgacgtaatatcagtcacacgactgtataatatgacgtttgtaaaactaaaatattattagtaattttttttaaaattatttatgtaattttaaactatcgagaaaaataaataaagatacatttttttatttcacttaataggttgaattattattattattatttttttttgatttattttattttacggtatttgttattttcttaaatacgaaatttcctaaatattcttatgtacttaattaaaaaccaatcaacaaaattaaaaaataaatcaagaactacaaaatatatatataattcaacatttttttatttcaaattgtgttgcatCTATACTATCCggaggaacttcgttccaacctggtgtcccatgacaccacatattatattatttacaatagttTTACTTCAGAGCAGCAGTTATAAAACTCAATAATTGCTAAGAAGCTCCGACACTGACAGgcttaagggggttaataacatacatggcaaaacaacgtttgcggggtcagctagtaaataagtaaattttaatgtaacataGATAAACGAAAACGAAAgcgttttttttagttttaggtaaacttaaatttcaataaatgaaGGGCTTActagaaaataataacaaaaaatcacTGGATTTGAATATTAGAACTTCAACGAAATTTAAAGACATCACGGGATAGACAATTGTAAACCGTTTAGTTTTGACAATCGAAACTAGAAATATATGTAAGTACCTTTTGGGCAATCCTTCAGTAAGATGCAGCGTCCATCTGGACCTTTCAAATAGCCATCCTTACAGAAGCACCCTGCGATACAGGTGCTATTACAAACAGGGTTCGGATCAGTGCAGGTCTTATCACATCTCCTACAAGAGCTGTACACCTGGTGGTCACCACATGACAATTGGTATGGTACTGGGAGTTCTGTTACAGCTGGAATTTATACAACCATGTTTATTAGTCTCAAAATCGAAAGATTTGTTTAAACGAGTTTTGCTCGTGGTAAATTTTGGACTGCAGCAGTGAATCTACAATTTGTAGTctattaattgaattaaattttacggCAATGTATATTTTATCAGAAACCTGGGAAATAGGCTCTCGATGTGTTActaaataattatcgaatgatataataataataacaaactgcaataataataacagtaatcacgtagactatacattggACACTGTATAGCCAACATACataaactatacataaaaatattacgattttttttacgttacggacgttttttggcGGCTAGGGTACCCCTACGCAACGCTCCATAAGGAAATTCGTTTCAAAAGGTACTCTTCCGTTTCATTTCCAAAACAGGTTTAATAGCGTAATTTGAACTCACGATAATAATCTTTCATTGATCTGGAACATTCTTCGTACTTCACACACTGCCCGTATCTATCCCCCATCagatttttatcacaaaaacaTCCCCCTTTACAAGGCTTCGTACATATCACGTTTGATTCGTTTGCACAGAATTTCGTACATGATTCGCAGAGGCTTAAAACTTCATTTGCAGAGCAAACATTggttatattaaatttgttgttTATTATTGCGCCTTCATTTACATTTTGATTTACTTGCGTTTCATCTGTTTCAAATTTGTAGAGATGACAGAAAGCaattagtaattattaaaattttatgattatttatttgtaaattttactcaaattatatattaaattatattatttagacaGGGCTCAGCAGGAATTATCCCGATCAAAATCCGGAGAAGCACGACTgaagaagtacctcgaccttacaaaagatcacagctaaataatattgcactCAAGTATTGTGTTACTGTGGTGGGTAAGAGGTCTTAGGAAGGATTGGTCTTgcttttggttatttttttttcagatttattGTGATTATTgcattttggtgtacaataaggaatataattattattgtaccgCTGTTTATCTAATAACTTACTTGTGAAATTTCCAGTTATGAGGTAAGGTATGACGAAACATAAAAACGTATACGTCTTTAGATCCATGCTGGACGTCTGATTGTTCTGACACTAATACATTTACGTCATGGAAGTTCGCTTCATGTAACCTGCAGGGTTTATTCGAGATGTAGCCATCagtttgttgtattttttttatttttataatttttatacaaatagagtGACAAACAAGCGAACGGTCCACCAGTAATAGTCGTATAATTGAAAGCGAAAAGATTGCTcacgacaggaacacaacaatatttGAGAGAACCTAATCACTAATtactatcacttcagcctatcgcagtccactgctattcataggcctccccaagttcgcgccagacattccggttttccacaaccctcatctagcctacaccggcaatcctacgtagatcgtcggtccagcgggccgtaGGACGTCCCATACTGCATTTAAGAgaacattattacatatataatgtaaAGAGGTATGggtttaatattatgttacaagTTAGAGTGACTGTCATTTCTTTTAAAAGAGTTACTTCCAAGTTATCTTGCTAATTCTTCTAAgtactattattttttcgtgtacttaTTGCATAAAGACTTTAACTGAAATGAAAGTATTCCATTGTGCGATTTCAGGGAAAACGTATATCTCAGAAGTAATGACGTTACGTGCAACATGACAGGCGCTAGAAATACGagcgtaatttttattatcatttgtaCTAATAATGTACATAATATGAACTGTTTGTTTAAACATTGTCTCATTACGAtcgtgaatattttatttaatagcaacactttgctgaagatcatgacatgatcaaatgcatagtttacgattctataaaggacatacagacacaaattcattatatatatatttatagatatttgatTTACACACATGTTCGTCTATTTCTAATTGTAACGTAGTGTCTGTATTAACTTAATGCGTTTGTTTTTGGTAACAGACGActgataaaacatttttttaaatatacataggtatattatGTTCATATTGTAAACAGACTCGGGAAGGGAATCGAAGCAGCAAACCTCGTAAAAGAAAGCAGGATCACTTCCAACTGTGACAACGGGCTAGGTAGGTTTTTATAGCTTATAATGGAAAAGCTGTGTcttaaggaaataataattgtgtttgctcgcaaaccaaaaaaaaccgactttaattacatagacaagtaatacaacgtaagttgacgaaaaaaaatattaaaaaaacgcactagtcgtcactatgattttTGAGGGCTCCCTCAATtactctaggattccatcatcaaatcctggtttctttatcatggtatcacccctaggatatctgctttccaacaaaaaaagaattatcaaaatcggttcataaacgatgaagctATCCCCGACcatacaaatgtatatatacggtcgaattgagtaccctTCTCCTTTTCTGAAGTCGGTGAAAAATACGTTCGTAATAGTTTCTCGGTTTGTATCGAATTAGTAATAACAACTGGTCGTAAATTTAATCTTAAAGAAACCTCTCGAAAGAGTGAAAATTATTTGTAAGAGTTCGATAAGCACGATAACGCCGTACAACAATCAACTTAATGTGACCGGCCTTCCTTATCTTCGCGCACCTCGACTCTAGGGAGCTTTATACAAGTGCATTGGAAACTGTTCGTGCATTGGGActgtttttttatctatttgaaataaaaatgctgAAGACCTTTGCCTACTACCCACtagctattatttattaacgacCCAAGATAAACAAACCCAATGATTTTGTCTatcttttgtaaataatatcacAGAAAAATAATGCAATGGAAATGAATAAACCTTATCTTTgtttaaatagatttattttacaacaactATGATTTTTCTTACAGATGttttgaagtcaaacttctttaggcacgtttgacttggggagtaagctggtgaatgcgtgacaaaaGCGTTACGCAAAGTGTGACCGGACGAGGCGAAAGGAAGTTGAGAAGCAGAGATAAGTCGAGGTAGTAAGTAAAAAGTTccctttttatgtctgggttgtccggaagaaatggctaattagccataagtccgcccattgacTTCACAGTAtgtaactatctttatactttttttgtaatatttttgtggtgtacaataaagtataaaataaataataataatatgtcagTTTTTTAATGGTATTTCTAACATTGGATCTACACTCTGAGGTCGAGTATCGATAACTTCATTCATTTTGTAAGTGCCAGGGATGACATTATCTCGTGTACCCAATCTTGGCTTTCGAGAAAAtgttattgaacaaaacaaGCTTTAAATATACACGtacaaagaataaatatatGACTATAATAAGTTCCACAATCGATTTTATAATCATCAATAATTACATTTTGCGTTAACGTAAAAGTTATTTACTAACGAAAGCATTACGTGGTAGATACTAGACTATTTAAGTGGTACTAGATTATACTAAAAAGATGTCTGAGCTTagcaatgattattttttacagGATATGTGactgaatttataatgaaatgaaCGTATTAGGATTTTTTACTAGAGGAACAGTAGAATTTCTTGCAGATTCTTCTCAAAATTTAACGATTATAATTCACTTATAAAAGAGTATTTTAGACTCTGtaaaatgataacttaaaaagttttaatactgAATCTCAATAATCagtagataattattattgggGGCGTAAAAAAGTCTATATTAGATTcataatatttagaaataaggCCTAGGGTGTTTGTTTCATAGCAACATTACGtacctaaataaaatatgtaggtaccaCTAGATAAAACTGGCGGCAGCCGTCGGTCCCCTAATAGCTCGGGGGCTACAAATAGTTTACAGGGTAATAGTGCGGTAACTAGGCCCTTGATTTGTTTCTAGATGTTTATCTGCCTCATAAATAGGACGAGAGAGAACGCGTTGCCGGCCAAATATACGACACGAGATGGACAGAACACTATTTTATAGCAGCTAGTATTAGTAgtcaactctgcgttttcctgaagagtgtcctaggcgacacagtgtctgtctgacactgtttacatcgtctgcaatagatggACTAACTCATGTgtatgtgatgatgatgatgatgatgatgatgacgatgaaagCCAATATTTCAAGTAGTAAAATGTTTGTCGGCGAAAAATTCCTAAATACTTAAAGTATAGCATCAAGGTAGAGTGGTGTGAGCAGATCTATTAGCAGGCCGATTTTTGTTGTGATT from Melitaea cinxia chromosome 15, ilMelCinx1.1, whole genome shotgun sequence includes:
- the LOC123660197 gene encoding zonadhesin-like, producing MDLKTYTFLCFVIPYLITGNFTNETQVNQNVNEGAIINNKFNITNVCSANEVLSLCESCTKFCANESNVICTKPCKGGCFCDKNLMGDRYGQCVKYEECSRSMKDYYPVTELPVPYQLSCGDHQVYSSCRRCDKTCTDPNPVCNSTCIAGCFCKDGYLKGPDGRCILLKDCPKAEITIGNNEVSIDECQPEEVFVWCGWCEGSCSEPAPQCPETTCTQGCLCRPPLLRHHSGLCVEEKDCLPQKCSNPNEEYACRYGCEARCTAKACSRPRRCQLGCHCKRGLYRHTNGKCVTANECFENNNATIF